TCGTTGCCTTCATTACCATGTTTGCAGCGATCGAAAATGGATATCAGGCGGCACTCATGGCACCGACCGAGATACTCGCCGATCAGCATTATCGGAACGCACGTTCATTTTTCGAAAAAGCTGGGTATCAGGTTGGTCTCCTCATCGGGAGCATGAAGGCCACTGAGAAACGAAGGATCCAGGAATCGATCGCCAAAGGTGAAATACAGGTCATCATTGGGACACATGCGTTGATACAGGACGCAGTCGAATTCGAAGATCTCGGGGTTGCCGTCATTGACGAACAGCACCGTTTTGGCGTCCTGCAGCGTGCTGCACTCAAGAAGCTCGGAACTAACCCGGACGTTCTCGTAATGACCGCGACGCCGATCCCGCGGTCGCTTGCAATGACGGTCTACGGTGATCTTGACGTCTCTCTGATCGACGAACTCCCGCCCGGCCGGACACCGATCAAAACGGTGGTAGTCGGCGAAGATAAACGTGCGGGTGTATATAGGGGCATCGAACGAGAACTGGCGCTCGGCCGCCAAACATATGTCGTGTATCCGCTTATCGAAGAATCAGAAAAACTGGACCTAAAGGCTGCGACGGCAATGTTCGAAGTACTCCGTGACGAGGTCTTTCCGAACCGCCGCGTTGGCTTGCTGCATGGCAAGATGAAGTCAGACGAAAAGGACGCGATAATGAGTGCCTTCGTTGCCGGCAATATCGACATTCTTGTATCGACGACAGTTATCGAGGTAGGCGTGGATGTACCAAACGCTTCGACGATGGTGATCGAGCATGCTGAGCGTTTCGGCTTGTCACAGCTTCATCAGCTTCGCGGCCGAGTTGGACGCGGCTCGGAAAGGAGCTATTGCGTACTTTTGACGGGAGATAAGAAAACGGCAGTCGCGAAAGACCGACTCGGAATAATGGAAGAAACGAACGATGGGTTCAAAATAGCCGAAAAAGACCTGGAGATTCGTGGTGAGGGCGAGATCCTTGGCACGCGTCAATCGGGCGTTCGATTGTTGAGGATCGCGAATATCGTACGGGATATTGAGATACTGGAAGCCGCGCGGTACGAAGCTGAACAGGTGATCTTTTCAAAGAGCCTGGACAAGGAAACGGCGAAACTTGTCGAGATCGTTCGTTCAGATTCAAAATTCCGGCTCGCCACGATAGGATAATCAGATATGCGCATCATCGCCGGCGAATTTCGTGGTCGCGTGATCAAAAGTCCGCCGGACAGCCGTACGCGGCCCACGTCCGACCGGCTTCGCGAGACCTTGTTCAATGTACTGGCGCCGCGGATCGATGATGCCCGTTTCCTCGATCTGTGCGCTGGAACCGGAGCGATCGGTATGGAAGCCGTTTCCCGCGGTGCTGCGTTTGTTACGTTCGTGGACAAATCCCGTAAAGCCTGTGCTCTGATCGAGGAAAATCTTGACCTGCTTGGAATCGCCGAAAGCAAGACCGAGGTTTTGGCTCTCGCGGCCGAGAATTTCACCGGACGCGAACATAGGTCAGGTTGGGATATCGTCTTTTTCGATCCGCCGTATGATAGCGACTATTCAGACGTCTTGTTCGATTTTGGTGCCGAAGGTTCGCGGCTTCTATTGGACGGCGGTTTATTGATCGCGGAACACCATCTGAAAAACCGGTTGCCGGACGCTGTCGGCCATTTGAGGAGATGGCGGATCCTCAAACAAGGCGAAACGAATCTGAGCTTTTACGAGCGCAGCTGAGACGAGCATCGAATGAACGTTATTGTTTGGATCATCCTTTGTCTTATCTGGGGCTCGACCTGGATATTCATCAAGATCGGGCTCGAGGAACTTCCGCCAATTACTTTTGCCGTCTCGCGTTTTTTGCTATCTGCAGTGCTTCTCGTCCCGGTGATCTTTTTCAAAAAGCTGCCGTTCCCAAGAACGGGGTCTACATGGCGTTTACTGATACTGACCGGCGTGCTGCAGTTTACGATCAACTACAGTACGGTGTTTTGGGCCGAACAACATATCACATCCGGTCTCGCGGCCGTGCTTCAGGCGATGATCACGGTATTCGGCCTGGTCCTTGCATGGATCTTTCTTCCTGCAGAGCGAATCACACCTATCAAGATCGTCGCCGTGGCGATCGGCATCATAGGAGTCGGGATCATATTTGCCGACCAATTGAGAGTCGAGAGTACGCTTGCATTCGCTGGAGCGGCAGCAATTGTCATTGGCGCATACGCAGCAGCACAGGCCTCGATACTTATTAAGGCCCGGGCCGGTGGGCTTGATCCAGTGATCATTCTTTTTGTACAGATGATCTGCGGTCTGCCGCCTTTGATCATTTACGCACTCGCTGCCGAGGGCTCGCCGTTCCATCATCACTGGGGAATGCGATCAACAGTGTCCGTCCTGTATCTGTCGATCGCCGGCACCATCGCAGCCTTCTGGCTCTATTATTGGCTTTTGGCCCGGATCGAATCTACAAAAGCGATGATGATCTCGTTGATCACGCCGTTGATCGCGGTCGTGATCGGCAACATTGTACTGGGCGAAACTCTTCCGCCACAGACGATATTCGGCGGATCGCTGATTCTTGCAAGTATCGCGCTGATCGTATTTCGTCGAAGGAAGATTCACGAAGATCCGCACCAGATAGCGGCCGTTTCAGAAATTCAAGCCTAGTGGTTTGTGAAACTCGGGCTATCCGTGGCTAGATATTCTTTCAGGATCGTCTTGATATGCATTTCAAGTTCACAACCGCTGGCGAATCGCACGGACCCGCACTCGTAACGATAATCGAGGGCGTACCCGCCGGTTTGCCGATCGATCAAGACGCTATCGATCATGAGCTATGGCGACGACAGCAGGGGTATGGCCGCGGCGGCCGCATGAAGATCGAATCTGATTCGGTCAAGGTCCTTGCGGGCGTTCGTCACGGTAAGGCTCTTGGGTCACCGATCGCATTGATTATCGAGAATCGAGATTTCGTGCACTGGCAGGACGTGATGTCGGCCGTAGAACCGGACACAGAACCTAAGAATCCGCGTGAAGTAAAGCGCCCTCGCCCGGGCCACGCAGATCTTGCAGGCGGACTGAAATTTCAAACGCGCGATCTTCGCGACATCCTCGAACGAGCGTCGGCGCGAGAGACCGCAGCCCGCGTTGCCGCAGGGGCCGTAGCGAAACAGCTTCTTGCGCAGTTTAGTATCGAAGTCCGAAGTCACGTCGCGAAAATCGGCCCCATTCCTCAACGACCGATCGATGCGGCTTGGGAGTCGATTGCCGCGATACCAGTCGATTCGCTTTTGAATTGCGTTGACCGCGGTCTCGAACGCGAGATGGTGGCCTTCATCGATGAAGCGAAGGCAAACGGGGATACGCTAGGGGGCGTATTCGAGGTAGTCGCAAAAGGGATCCCTGTTGGATTGGGTTCGCACACAAGCTGGGAAGACAAGCTTGATGGTCGAATAGCAAGGGCGATAATGTCGATACATGCTGTTAAAGCGGTTGAGATCGGCGAAGCGATCGAAAATGCAGGGCGATTTGGCTCGGAGGCTCACGACCAGATCCACCATGACGGCGAGCAATTCGTCCGGCCGACGAATCGAGCAGGCGGGCTCGAAGGCGGGATCACGAACGGCGAGGAACTTCGCGTTCGGGGTTACATGAAGCCGATCTCGACACTTCGCAAAGCCCTTCACTCGGTCGACATCGATTCCAAAGAAGATAGTCTGGCGGCATTCGAGCGATCGGACATTACGGCCGTTCCCGCAGCCGGCGTTATCGCCGAATCGATGATCGCGATCGTTCTTGCAGATTCATTGCGCGAAAAATTTGGTGGCGATTCGCTTCACGAAATGACCCGAAATCACCAAGCGTTCCTTCAAAGTGTCTCTGAATATTAGAACAGGATGTTATGCGCTGGCCGAACTCCGCAGCAATACCGAGCTGGTTTCCAGGATCGAAGCATTGCCGATCCGAGTTCGTCGTTGCTCTCTTGTAATTTCCGGCCTAATTGTTTAACGGCAGAGCAGCGGCGACCGCCGCAGCACCCGTGCCGTCCAATACACAGTTTGCATTAGCAGGAATATCCGCCGAGGCCGAAAAGATGACGCCGTCGGTTGCAACAGCAAAATTGCGAGTACCGGTCGTGGTCACTCCGACAGTCGTCAATGGAACGCCCCGCGCACAAAAACTGGCAGGTCGAGCCGGCGTCGAGCTGCTTACGCCACCTGTGAACGAGAATCCGCTTTTGATGCCGGTCGCAAGTACGGGATCGATCAGTCGGGCAGTACCGAGTTGCGCGAACGAAACGCTGTCGAAAGCAGCGACGGTCCCTGCATAATTCCCGCCGCCGAATGTCGATGCATAAGTGACCTGTGCGCTATGAACCGTTCGAAGTGTCGAAATCGCCGATGCCTCGTTCGACGCCCGTCGCGATGCGAGAAGGTTCGGTATCGCGATCGCAGCGATTATGCCGATCACGACCACCACGATCAGTAATTCGATCAGCGAGAACCCTTTTTGGTCTTTCATTTTTTTACCACCTCCAAAAAAGCGGCTGAGATGGAAGACTCGGCCAATAACCACGAAACGATAAATCAATAATCGTGCCAGAACTCTGACAATGGCATCGATTCTTTCCGATCAGGAAAAACCCGGCGAATAAGTGCTCTGTTCGAGAACTAAACTGTATTAATTAGATGTTTTACTGCGAGAAAATGACAAAAGTTGTTAGTCGGTCGTACAAACCAACGGCAGCCAAATAAAGCTATTTGATGTCGCTGTCGGTTCTCAAGCTTATTTGCCGATATCTTTTCGATACTGCATTCCGTCAAATTCGATCATTTTGACCGCTTCATACGCCTTTGAGATCGCAGAATCGAGGTCATCCCCGACCGCGGTCACGCCGAGAACGCGTCCGCCGGCGGTTACGAATTCTCCTGCATCGTTTATTGCAGTTCCGGAATGAAATACGACGATGTCGTCAAGCCCGTCAAGTCTGTTAAGGCCTGCGATCACATCGCCGGTCCTGGCTTTGTAGGGATAACCGTCAGACGCCACGATGACACATGCCGAGTTGCCTGAACGCCATCTGATCTCAGTACGATCAAGCCGCTCTTCAAGCATCGCTTCGCAAATTTCGACAAGATCGGTCTCGAGACGTATCAGGATCGATTGCGTTTCAGGATCGCCAAAACGCACGTTGTACTCCAAGACCTGCGGGCCGCGATCGGTCATCATAAGTCCGAGAAATAGAATTCCGCAGAAAGGAAAGCCTTCGCTTTTGCAGCCTCGAATGGTCGGTTTGACGATCGATTCAATTATTTCATCGGTTTGGCCCTTGCTTAGAAGCGATGCATCGGTGAATGTACCCATCCCACCGGTGTTCGGTCCAGTGTCGCCGTCACCGATACGCTTATGGTCTCGGGTTGCAGGCATTAGAGCGAAGTTCTCCCCGTCGCAGAACATTATCAGCGAGACTTCCCTGCCGACTAGGCATTCTTCCAATACGATGACAGCTGCCGCTTCTGTGCCGACCGTTGTCGCAAGCTCGGCGATCGCCGTCAGAGCTTCGGCGCGGTTGCCGGCAACGACGACCCCTTTACCGGCCGCGAGACCATCGGCCTTTACAACAACAGGCGATAGAGCGTCGCCAAACAATCCCGAATTCAATATTGCGATGGCTTCTGATGATGAATGTGCGGTTCGATATTGTGCGGTCGGAATCTCGTGTCGACGCATGAAATCCTTCGCAAACGACTTGCTGGCCTCGAGCCGCGCCGCGTCCTTAGAAGCTCCGATAATTCTAGACCCGCGAGACTTAAATTCGTCGACGATCCCAAGCGCGAGCGGCGTCTCACCACCGACAAAAGTAAGATCGATCGCGTTGGCTTGGGCAAAATCGGCAAGCGATACGATCTCGTTCGGGCTGATTGGTACAAGCTCAGCCATCGACGCGATACCGGCATTGCCATTGGCGCAAAACAGCTTTTCAACGAGTCGGTTCCGCGAAAAAGAGCGACAGATCGCATGCTCACGCCCACCCGATCCGATGACTAGAATTCTCATTGTGTCAATCTTTACAAACGCCGGACTTTTGTGCAAATCGTTTTGGCTTGACAGCGAAAGTCAATAGTTATAAGGTCGCAGATAGTCCCAGCCCCATTCGCTCCCAGACGGTTTTGTTTGATGTTGTCGCTGGGAAATCTTCGTTGAATCTTGTCGAATTTTCGGACATTCAGCGTTCTTTATGAACCGATCGTCCGGGGAAAGCGTATTGCAATAGTCTCGGCGATTGTCCGACCGCGACGCGACATTATTGGAGGCTTGTGCAATGACCGAACATGGGTATAACGAAATCGACGGACACGAAAACGGTTCGGTTTCGGGTGAAGCCGAATTTGTAGATCAATCGATCAACTGTATCGATTGCGGGAACGACTTTATTTGGACTTCCGGTGAGCAGGCGTTCTTTCGAGATAAGAACCTGAAAAATCCGCCAAAGCGTTGCAAGGACTGTAAACAAGCAAAGACTCAGAGGTTGGCTGCGATAGCCGCGGCTCAGGAATCCGGCATAAAGCAACGCATCGAGGTCTCGGTCAACTGCGCAAGCTGTAATGCAAGCACGACCGTACCTTTTTATCCATCTCAGGGCCGGCCGGTCTATTGCCGTTCCTGTTTTCTCGAAATGAACCCGTCGCTTCTCAACAGCGGCAGCCCCGATCGTTGACCTATCCGCCGACGTGAACATTAGGCCGCAATTCGGGGTCAGGTTCCGCCTGGCGGAGGATCTCACGCGTTACGGGTGCCGTATCGCCCTCGCCAAAGAGAATGTAACGAGCAAGGTACATGATCGGGTTCCCCTCACTCCATCCGAAATAGACATGCGGGATCTTGCCTGTACGGTCACGAAGATGCAATAACAGGGCGGCGATCGCGTTCGGAACGGCTGGCGATTCGGTCCGCAGGATACGATATCCTTCGATATCGACTCCGCGGATCGTCAGCCCGCCGGTGAATTCCGAAGCGTCCCCGAGTTCGACCTCATAAAAGATCACCGGATCGGACGATGGGATGTGGTTATCGATCCGCTTTTCGTGTTCCTTGAATCTATACTCGCCTACGTTGCCCACTTCACGACGATTCGTGACTATCCGAATGTCGCCCTCGGACATCTCCTCGATGAACTCAAGAGCTTTCTCATCGAACGTGATCTTGTCGATCCGCAGTTCGGTCGTCCGCATAGCCCTCGAAATGAACGAGGTGACGATGATCGCCAATATGAATAACGAAGCTATCTGGATGCCGCCAGGCTGCTCGATCATGTTCACGATCGTCGTGTAAACAAAGACGACCGTGATCATAAGGAAAAAGATCCATTTCTTTTCAGCTTTGCGGCGAGCCGAGATCGTAACGGCGACGGCCGCCGAGGTCATCAGCATCAAAACACCGGTAGCATACGCACCGCCCTGGGCCGCCACATCAGCCTCAAAAAAGATCGTCACCAAGAAACAAATGGCGGTGAATACCAAGACCAACGGTCTCGTTGCCCGAGCCCAATCAGGAGCCATGCCGTAACGCGGCAAATAACGCGGGACGATATTCAATAGACCCGCCATGGCTGAAGCGCCGGCAAACCAGAGTATTGAGATCGTCGCTAGATCGTATACGGTTCCGAAGCCGGTGCCAAGGTACTTGTGTGCAAGGAACGCGATTGCCCGGCCATAAGCCTTGCCGCCCTCCTGATACTCAGACGCGGGGATAAGCATCGTTGTAACAATACTGCTGCCGACAAGGAAAAAACTCATTATGACCGCAGCACCGGTCAAGAGCTTTTTTCCGTTTCTGATGCGCCCTTCGATGTGTCTGGTGACGTCGGGCGGCTCTTCGGTCTGGTCGATCACCGACATATGGAGCGTAGCGAGTTTCGCTTTCGGAAGCTCAACATCACTCTTTACGAGAGGCATCACAACAACCCCTGTCTCAAACCCCGAAAGACCGAGCGCGAGTCTTGGAAAGGTCAGGATCGAGGCAGCAATAAGGAGAAAGATACTGCCTTCGATCTTTGGGTCAGACCACAAAAGCGCCTGCCAATTCGGCACGATCTCAGGCTGAATCGCAAATATCTGATACATCCCGACCGAGATCGTGATGATGTTCAAAACCAGATAGAATGCGACGATAACGACCGCCAGACCGATGACCTCATTGAAACCGCGTAGGAACATAGCTCCAAGCGCGGCGATCAGAACCAGCGTGACGATGATCTCATGGTTAAGAAATGTAAGATTGTGTTCAACGTAAGGATTCTCGATTATGTGGGCCGTGGCATCAGCGGACGAAAGCGTGATCGTGATAATAAAGCTT
The DNA window shown above is from Chloracidobacterium sp. and carries:
- the recG gene encoding ATP-dependent DNA helicase RecG, which produces MKTPLVDLAAIKGSGLSPAVARKLAAAVAGFAGRVDPYDTNVEDLLCYFPARYEDRSNLLQIDKLYDGIEASVELFVRVSGAFQVGKNRGPKKPPLYIFELTGGDRERVRKPVVVMWFISGKTAKPVIEYYSKRFSRGVRLVAHGRWEWDGRRNTFVLKVNRPEELEILPNSEDDETFGLLSTVSDSQSASPAPSQDREDEELEKDEIRAEFATVHTARHVPVYRKLGPFQTKRLREILSFVVKELDVGSVDENLPSGLRERNGLINRADAITEIHFPPDSAKISEYESYRSNAHRRLIFEEFFWLSLSLQLIRGERRKESKGSVIEITDEMKRRIAELLPFRLTEAQRRVVRQIFADLTSDAPMNRLIQGDVGSGKTIVAFITMFAAIENGYQAALMAPTEILADQHYRNARSFFEKAGYQVGLLIGSMKATEKRRIQESIAKGEIQVIIGTHALIQDAVEFEDLGVAVIDEQHRFGVLQRAALKKLGTNPDVLVMTATPIPRSLAMTVYGDLDVSLIDELPPGRTPIKTVVVGEDKRAGVYRGIERELALGRQTYVVYPLIEESEKLDLKAATAMFEVLRDEVFPNRRVGLLHGKMKSDEKDAIMSAFVAGNIDILVSTTVIEVGVDVPNASTMVIEHAERFGLSQLHQLRGRVGRGSERSYCVLLTGDKKTAVAKDRLGIMEETNDGFKIAEKDLEIRGEGEILGTRQSGVRLLRIANIVRDIEILEAARYEAEQVIFSKSLDKETAKLVEIVRSDSKFRLATIG
- the aroC gene encoding chorismate synthase → MHFKFTTAGESHGPALVTIIEGVPAGLPIDQDAIDHELWRRQQGYGRGGRMKIESDSVKVLAGVRHGKALGSPIALIIENRDFVHWQDVMSAVEPDTEPKNPREVKRPRPGHADLAGGLKFQTRDLRDILERASARETAARVAAGAVAKQLLAQFSIEVRSHVAKIGPIPQRPIDAAWESIAAIPVDSLLNCVDRGLEREMVAFIDEAKANGDTLGGVFEVVAKGIPVGLGSHTSWEDKLDGRIARAIMSIHAVKAVEIGEAIENAGRFGSEAHDQIHHDGEQFVRPTNRAGGLEGGITNGEELRVRGYMKPISTLRKALHSVDIDSKEDSLAAFERSDITAVPAAGVIAESMIAIVLADSLREKFGGDSLHEMTRNHQAFLQSVSEY
- the purD gene encoding phosphoribosylamine--glycine ligase, producing MRILVIGSGGREHAICRSFSRNRLVEKLFCANGNAGIASMAELVPISPNEIVSLADFAQANAIDLTFVGGETPLALGIVDEFKSRGSRIIGASKDAARLEASKSFAKDFMRRHEIPTAQYRTAHSSSEAIAILNSGLFGDALSPVVVKADGLAAGKGVVVAGNRAEALTAIAELATTVGTEAAAVIVLEECLVGREVSLIMFCDGENFALMPATRDHKRIGDGDTGPNTGGMGTFTDASLLSKGQTDEIIESIVKPTIRGCKSEGFPFCGILFLGLMMTDRGPQVLEYNVRFGDPETQSILIRLETDLVEICEAMLEERLDRTEIRWRSGNSACVIVASDGYPYKARTGDVIAGLNRLDGLDDIVVFHSGTAINDAGEFVTAGGRVLGVTAVGDDLDSAISKAYEAVKMIEFDGMQYRKDIGK
- a CDS encoding prepilin-type N-terminal cleavage/methylation domain-containing protein, which encodes MKDQKGFSLIELLIVVVVIGIIAAIAIPNLLASRRASNEASAISTLRTVHSAQVTYASTFGGGNYAGTVAAFDSVSFAQLGTARLIDPVLATGIKSGFSFTGGVSSSTPARPASFCARGVPLTTVGVTTTGTRNFAVATDGVIFSASADIPANANCVLDGTGAAAVAAALPLNN
- a CDS encoding DMT family transporter, whose product is MNVIVWIILCLIWGSTWIFIKIGLEELPPITFAVSRFLLSAVLLVPVIFFKKLPFPRTGSTWRLLILTGVLQFTINYSTVFWAEQHITSGLAAVLQAMITVFGLVLAWIFLPAERITPIKIVAVAIGIIGVGIIFADQLRVESTLAFAGAAAIVIGAYAAAQASILIKARAGGLDPVIILFVQMICGLPPLIIYALAAEGSPFHHHWGMRSTVSVLYLSIAGTIAAFWLYYWLLARIESTKAMMISLITPLIAVVIGNIVLGETLPPQTIFGGSLILASIALIVFRRRKIHEDPHQIAAVSEIQA
- a CDS encoding amino acid transporter — encoded protein: MKVKERSWLKKWLFDNVGEIEGPHEHVGRHPQHSWWKVMCLTGVDYFSTLGYQPGIALLAAGALSPFATLVLVLLTLFGALPMYRRVAEESPHGDGSISMLEKLLSRWKGKMFVLALLGFVATSFIITITLSSADATAHIIENPYVEHNLTFLNHEIIVTLVLIAALGAMFLRGFNEVIGLAVVIVAFYLVLNIITISVGMYQIFAIQPEIVPNWQALLWSDPKIEGSIFLLIAASILTFPRLALGLSGFETGVVVMPLVKSDVELPKAKLATLHMSVIDQTEEPPDVTRHIEGRIRNGKKLLTGAAVIMSFFLVGSSIVTTMLIPASEYQEGGKAYGRAIAFLAHKYLGTGFGTVYDLATISILWFAGASAMAGLLNIVPRYLPRYGMAPDWARATRPLVLVFTAICFLVTIFFEADVAAQGGAYATGVLMLMTSAAVAVTISARRKAEKKWIFFLMITVVFVYTTIVNMIEQPGGIQIASLFILAIIVTSFISRAMRTTELRIDKITFDEKALEFIEEMSEGDIRIVTNRREVGNVGEYRFKEHEKRIDNHIPSSDPVIFYEVELGDASEFTGGLTIRGVDIEGYRILRTESPAVPNAIAALLLHLRDRTGKIPHVYFGWSEGNPIMYLARYILFGEGDTAPVTREILRQAEPDPELRPNVHVGG
- a CDS encoding zinc-ribbon domain containing protein, whose protein sequence is MTEHGYNEIDGHENGSVSGEAEFVDQSINCIDCGNDFIWTSGEQAFFRDKNLKNPPKRCKDCKQAKTQRLAAIAAAQESGIKQRIEVSVNCASCNASTTVPFYPSQGRPVYCRSCFLEMNPSLLNSGSPDR
- the rsmD gene encoding 16S rRNA (guanine(966)-N(2))-methyltransferase RsmD, yielding MRIIAGEFRGRVIKSPPDSRTRPTSDRLRETLFNVLAPRIDDARFLDLCAGTGAIGMEAVSRGAAFVTFVDKSRKACALIEENLDLLGIAESKTEVLALAAENFTGREHRSGWDIVFFDPPYDSDYSDVLFDFGAEGSRLLLDGGLLIAEHHLKNRLPDAVGHLRRWRILKQGETNLSFYERS